A genomic region of Dunckerocampus dactyliophorus isolate RoL2022-P2 chromosome 8, RoL_Ddac_1.1, whole genome shotgun sequence contains the following coding sequences:
- the LOC129186286 gene encoding uncharacterized protein LOC129186286, whose translation MYQQAPALCFLLILMCHGETVEPKSSPHVGQKGRLHFSNVLPQQGPARPGLLDLALDKATEAKPAAVSSGVLDAKLKRMDPSVQCRDNAMTLRVTQARVPHFLVDSGEGTLIPVSKMASGCGFSLRRSRRDVLLDAPYQGCYVTRQGGDYVLPLRLWGAPMTMSCPAVSRPPSVSCFPARMVVRIGGVTENEVKVKVSDTWRFLSSMCNTCGLAIEVYSGGLSLTAPYHKGLCIETKDDVHSLSLLLTDVELSASCPSLAENRPTTAKTPSSDDPQLVSSPVVPSHALPRSQLHAAPHSWINTQHQGVPAMMSELSPHYWFPGYATLAPLKNPGAHPAFLQPHYGFPYVPQFHIAPWLYQSAPSPAPAVTTTTTEAMLTTEAPTRHDQKALPKQLWQPDGQIQTDSDPEKTHLELTAPHVYPRAYRIPVLYPPGKYFSRQQNKPFYYPPPYLPLYYPPLQKIHGFADPPANHPS comes from the exons ATGTATCAGCAAGCACCTGCGTTGTGTTTCCTCCTGATTCTGATGTGCCATGGAGAAACTGTTGAGCCAAAATCTTCTCCTCACGTGGGCCAAAAAGGACGACTTCACTTCAGCAATGTTTTGCCTCAGCAGGGACCCGCACGGCCCGGCTTGCTTGATCTCGCTTTAGATAAAGCGACTGAAGCAAAGCCCGCTGCTG TGTCGAGCGGCGTACTGGATGCCAAACTCAAACGCATGGATCCCTCAGTGCAATGTCGTGACAACGCCATGACTCTGAGGGTCACACAGGCCAGAGTGCCTCATTTTCTTGTGGACAGCG GTGAGGGAACTCTCATCCCAGTGTCTAAAATGGCCTCTGGATGTGGATTCTCCTTGAGGAGGTCCCGCAGAGATGTGCTCTTGGATGCTCCTTACCAGGGATGCTATGTCACCAGACAG GGTGGTGACTATGTACTGCCGCTTCGACTGTGGGGGGCCCCAATGACCATGTCATGCCCTGCCGTGTCAAGGCCACCCTCCGTTTCCTGTTTCCCTGCCAGAATGGTGGTCAGGATTGGTGGCGTTACAGAAAATGAGGTCAAAGTGAAAG TGTCTGACACATGGAGGTTCCTGTCGTCAATGTGCAACACTTGTGGGTTGGCCATAGAAGTGTACTCTGGAGGACTGTCCCTCACTGCCCCCTACCACAAAGGCTTGTGCATAGAGACTAAG GACGATGTGCATTCTCTGTCGCTTCTTCTGACTGACGTTGAGCTGTCAGCCTCGTGCCCTTCCTTAGCTGAGAACCGGCCAACAACAGCAAAGACGCCCTCTAGTGATGACCCCCAGTTAGTGTCAAGTCCCGTGGTGCCCTCGCATGCATTACCACGCTCTCAATTACATGCTGCTCCACATTCCTGGATAAACACACAGCACCAAGGCGTGCCTGCGATGATGTCTGAGTTGTCGCCTCACTACTGGTTTCCCGGATATGCAACGCTAGCGCCACTCAAGAACCCTGGAGCTCACCCTGCCTTTTTGCAGCCACATTACGGCTTTCCTTATGTCCCACAATTCCATATAGCACCTTGGCTTTACCAGTCAGCACCCTCTCCTGCGCCTGCTGTCACCACCACTACGACAGAGGCTATGCTAACCACAGAAGCCCCCACTCGGCATGACCAAAAAGCACTTCCAAAACAGCTGTGGCAGCCAGATGGTCAAATTCAAACGGATAGTGATCCTGAGAAGACCCACTTGGAACTGACGGCACCACATGTGTACCCCCGGGCTTATCGGATCCCTGTTTTGTACCCCCCAGGGAAATATTTCTCTCGCCAACAAAACAAGCCCTTTTACTACCCGCCGCCTTATCTGCCGCTGTACTACCCCCCTCTCCAGAAGATTCATGGATTTGCAGACCCTCCAGCCAACCATCCCTCATAG